Proteins from one Loktanella sp. M215 genomic window:
- a CDS encoding GNAT family N-acetyltransferase, whose protein sequence is MTTSTSKSADPVLRTPRLTLRRARQTDLDDLFAVFSDPRAMQYWSTLPHADRSVTQDRLDRIMAHHPLGYFVIDRDGQAIGCAGLYDTDEVGFILHPDHWRQGLVTEAMQAIIPYLFETYATDRLIADIDPRNAGSAATLHKLGFRETHRAARTYFIGGVWSDSTYFALPRPAPAA, encoded by the coding sequence GTGACTACGTCGACATCGAAAAGCGCTGATCCCGTTCTGCGCACGCCGCGGCTGACCCTGCGGCGTGCGCGACAGACCGATCTGGACGACCTCTTCGCGGTCTTCTCCGACCCGCGGGCGATGCAATACTGGTCCACCCTGCCGCACGCGGACCGCAGCGTGACGCAAGACCGGCTCGACCGGATTATGGCCCACCACCCCCTGGGATATTTCGTGATCGACCGCGACGGGCAGGCGATCGGCTGCGCGGGCCTTTACGACACGGACGAGGTCGGTTTCATCCTGCACCCCGACCATTGGCGGCAGGGCCTCGTGACAGAGGCGATGCAGGCGATCATCCCTTATCTTTTCGAAACCTACGCGACCGACCGGCTGATCGCGGACATTGACCCGCGCAATGCGGGCTCTGCCGCAACGCTTCACAAACTGGGGTTTCGCGAAACCCACCGCGCCGCGCGCACCTATTTCATCGGCGGCGTCTGGTCCGACAGTACCTATTTTGCCTTGCCAAGACCTGCGCCCGCCGCTTAG
- a CDS encoding DUF2087 domain-containing protein — protein sequence MSHSPIPLVIDDLSHFATHLRGHWPAPPVSQSAALALIAQAAGYRNHQHLRARTAPLPDLDKQALNRVKAALAVFDDTARMTRWPLKTSVQRLCIAWFWTRLPTRNDMTEREVNAILQANEVFGDHVLLRRCLIENGLATRTPDGATYRRVGRAPDAEERAVIKALSARSLTRP from the coding sequence ATGTCCCACTCTCCGATCCCTTTGGTGATCGACGACCTGTCGCATTTTGCCACCCATTTGCGCGGCCATTGGCCCGCACCGCCCGTCAGCCAAAGTGCGGCCCTGGCGTTGATTGCGCAGGCGGCGGGCTATCGCAATCACCAGCACCTGCGGGCACGGACTGCCCCCCTGCCCGACCTCGACAAGCAGGCGCTGAACCGGGTGAAGGCGGCGCTGGCGGTCTTTGACGACACCGCCCGCATGACCCGCTGGCCGCTGAAGACCAGCGTGCAGCGGCTGTGCATCGCATGGTTCTGGACCCGCCTGCCGACCCGCAACGACATGACGGAACGCGAGGTGAATGCGATCCTGCAGGCGAACGAGGTCTTCGGCGACCACGTCCTGCTGCGCCGTTGCCTGATCGAGAACGGTCTGGCGACGCGCACACCGGACGGCGCAACCTATCGCCGGGTTGGACGTGCGCCGGATGCAGAGGAGCGGGCCGTCATCAAGGCGCTGTCCGCCCGCAGCCTGACGCGGCCCTGA